The Chryseobacterium sp. LJ668 genome segment AGAAACTCCGAATTTATGCTCTTCATCAATAATCAATAGCCCTAAATCTTTAAATTTTACCTTTTCAGAAGCCAATTGATGGGTTCCGATGACGATATCGATTTTTCCGTCTTTCAAACCGGCTATGGTTTCAGATTTTTGTTTTGCAGATCTGAATCTGTTTAAATAAGAGACAGTGACCGGAAAATCTTTCAGCCTTTCTTTAAAACTTCTGTAATGCTGAAATGCCAGGATCGTTGTCGGAACTAAAATCGCAACTTGCTTTCCGTCTGTTGCAGCCTTGAATGCAGCACGTATTGCCACTTCCGTCTTCCCAAAACCTACATCACCACAAACCAGGCGATCCATAACGGTATCAGCTTCCATATCATTTTTTACATCGATGGTAGCCTTTTCCTGATCGGGTGTGTCTTCGTAGATGAAACTTGCTTCCAACTCATTCTGAAGATAAGAATCCGGTGTGTAAGCAAATCCTTTTGCGGTTTTTCTTTCTGCATATAATTTAATTAAATCAAAAGCGATCTGCTTGACTTTGGCTTTTGTTTTCTGTTTTAAAGATTTCCATGCAGGTGAACCGAGTTTGCTCAGAACCACTTCTTTTCCGTCCGGACCGTTGTACTTCGAAATTTTATGTAATGAATGAATACTTACATATAATAAGTCTCCATTTTTATAAGTTAATTTAAAACATTCCTGAATTTTCCCGTCATTATTTACTTTCACCAATCCCATGAATTTTCCGATTCCGTGGTCGATGTGAGCGATGTAATCTCCGACTTTCAACGACATCAAATCTTTCAGCGTCAATTGTTCAGATTTGGCAAAGGTATTTTTAGCCTTATATCTCTGATAACGGTCAAAAATCTGATGATCTGTGTAAACCAAAATTTTATGATCAGAATCTACAAAACCTTCGTGAAGTTCAGATTTAAAACTTTTAAACGAAATTTTAGATAAACCGGATTGCGAAAAGTCGATTTCCTCAAAAATAGATTCGAGTCTTTCTTTTTGCTTATCTGTCGAAAAAGAAATCCAGGTTTCAAAGCCTTGCTGCTGTTTTTCTTCTAAATCTTCAATTAATAATTCAAAATTTTTATGAAATGACGGCTGTTGCGTTTGATTGAGCTGGAGATTTTCAGCATTGGTAAGTTCTAAGGCCTGCGAACTGAAATCTATGCTTTTAAATCTTTTATAGTCAAATAAAAACTCTTCGTCTGACATAAACAATTCTTGCGGAGTTCTGTGCGAAATATCTTTGCTTAATGTTTCGTATTTTTCCAAAGATTTTTCATAAAAACTTCTGATTTTATTTAACCCTACAACAGCATTTTTAGAAATGACGAAACTGTCTTTCGGCAAAAGCTCCAACAAAGAAACACGACTTCCCGAAACTGAAAAATTCATATTCGAAACCAATTGAAAATCTTTTACTTTATCTACAGAAAGCTGAGTTTCGATATCAAATGTTTTTATATTTTCAACTTCATTTCCAAAGAAAGTAATTCGGTAAGGTTTTTCGTTGGAATATGAAAAAACATCAACAATTCCTCCACGTACAGAAAATTCTCCCGGTTCAGAAACAAAATCGGTCTGTTGAAACTGATAATGGGTAAGTAATTCGTCCACAAAATCAAAATCAAGCTGATCGCCAACTTTTATATGATGCGATATTGCTTTAAAATCTTCTTTCTTTAAAACCTTTTCAGACAAGGCGCCCATGTAGGCAACAATGATTTTTGGAGATTTTTCGGAATTTAATTTATTCAAAACATCAGTCCGCAATACAAGATTGGCATTCTGGGTTTTCTCAACCTGATA includes the following:
- the mfd gene encoding transcription-repair coupling factor, translating into MHLKTIKESFLPDLLKKEFGKEIFIQLENHQHLSVKGSAGSAVSIFIAELFLTRKKTLLYLVDDKEEALYVNTEMEDLLGKEKVLYFPATHLEPYQVEKTQNANLVLRTDVLNKLNSEKSPKIIVAYMGALSEKVLKKEDFKAISHHIKVGDQLDFDFVDELLTHYQFQQTDFVSEPGEFSVRGGIVDVFSYSNEKPYRITFFGNEVENIKTFDIETQLSVDKVKDFQLVSNMNFSVSGSRVSLLELLPKDSFVISKNAVVGLNKIRSFYEKSLEKYETLSKDISHRTPQELFMSDEEFLFDYKRFKSIDFSSQALELTNAENLQLNQTQQPSFHKNFELLIEDLEEKQQQGFETWISFSTDKQKERLESIFEEIDFSQSGLSKISFKSFKSELHEGFVDSDHKILVYTDHQIFDRYQRYKAKNTFAKSEQLTLKDLMSLKVGDYIAHIDHGIGKFMGLVKVNNDGKIQECFKLTYKNGDLLYVSIHSLHKISKYNGPDGKEVVLSKLGSPAWKSLKQKTKAKVKQIAFDLIKLYAERKTAKGFAYTPDSYLQNELEASFIYEDTPDQEKATIDVKNDMEADTVMDRLVCGDVGFGKTEVAIRAAFKAATDGKQVAILVPTTILAFQHYRSFKERLKDFPVTVSYLNRFRSAKQKSETIAGLKDGKIDIVIGTHQLASEKVKFKDLGLLIIDEEHKFGVSVKDKLKTLKSNIDTLTLTATPIPRTLQFSLMAARDLSVIKTPPPNRQPVETHMIGFSEEIIRDAVSYELQRDGQVYFINNRVENLKDIAGLIQRLVPDARVITGHGQMEGKQLERNVLDFMEGKYDVLVATTIVESGVDVPNANTMFINDAQRFGMADLHQMRGRVGRSNRKAFCYLITPPLDMVTSDARKRLEAIEQFSDLGSGFQIAMKDLEIRGAGDLLGGEQSGFINEMGFETYQKMMQEALEELKDDKDFENLFENEGDRQKLFKSVKEVNIDTDLELMLPDFYISSTEERLLLYQKLAEIDNEIDLQKFESELTDRFGTLPEEAINLLKSVALKWLAADIGFEKIVMKNGIFLGYFPNNPQDKFYQTDKFRHIISYLTQNPSKAQLKEKIGKEGNQLMMRKDGVQNVDEVNILLKSILDI